The sequence below is a genomic window from Gaiellales bacterium.
CATGCGCCGGAGCGGGTCGACAGGCTCGTCCTGTGCTCGACCTCCGCGATCATGGGCCCGCCGGAGTCGTGGACGGAGCGGGCCGCGCTCGTCCGCCGCGAGGGCATGGCGGCGGTGGCCGACTCCGTCGTCGCCCGCTGGTTCACGCCGAGCTTCACGGCGGCGCGCCCGGACGTCGTCGCGGCGATCCGGGCTCAGCTGGCGTCGACGCCGCCCGAGGGCTACGCCGGCTGCTGCGAGGCGATCAAGGACATGGACCAGCGCCCCGTCCTGCCGTCGATCACGGCGCCGACGCTCGTGATCGCGGCCGGGGGCGATCCGTCGACCCCGCCCGCGCACGCCCGCACGATCGCCGGGCTCATCCCGGGCGCGCGGCTCGAGGTGCTCGACCGCGGCGCCCATCTCGTGAACGTCGAGGAACCCGACCTGGTCACGCCGCTCATCGCGGCCCACCTGGGTTGAGCTCAGGCGGGTCGCCGTGGCGGCTGCAGGCGCATCCCGTGCGATTTATGGTAAAACCATTGGGTGTCCGTGCCCGGCTACCAGCTCTTCATCGGCGGCGAGTGGGTCGACGCCGTCTCCGGCGAGACGTTCGAGACGGTCGATCCGGCGACCGGCGCCGCGTGGGCGCGGGTGCCCGAGGCCGGCGCGGCCGACGTCGACGCCGCGGTCCGCGCCGCCCGGG
It includes:
- the pcaD gene encoding 3-oxoadipate enol-lactonase, with the translated sequence MTACAVHHTFAGPEEAGVVVLSNSLGTTLEMWEPQAAVLARDLRVLRYDMRGHGRSPVPETPYSIADLGADLVALLDRHGIERASLCGVSLGGMVSMWAAAHAPERVDRLVLCSTSAIMGPPESWTERAALVRREGMAAVADSVVARWFTPSFTAARPDVVAAIRAQLASTPPEGYAGCCEAIKDMDQRPVLPSITAPTLVIAAGGDPSTPPAHARTIAGLIPGARLEVLDRGAHLVNVEEPDLVTPLIAAHLG